In Flavobacterium endoglycinae, one DNA window encodes the following:
- a CDS encoding 2TM domain-containing protein, whose amino-acid sequence MTDKNHLEGERYYQAQKRVKEIREFYEHLTVYILVNPIVIVVNIMTSPGYLWFVWCLMGWGIAIVLHGLKVFSFPPFFNKKWEERKIREILEKEKNQKTWE is encoded by the coding sequence ATGACTGATAAAAATCATCTTGAGGGAGAACGATATTATCAAGCTCAAAAAAGAGTGAAAGAAATTAGAGAGTTTTATGAACATTTAACGGTTTACATTCTTGTAAATCCTATCGTAATTGTGGTAAACATTATGACTTCACCAGGATATTTATGGTTTGTATGGTGTTTGATGGGCTGGGGAATAGCGATTGTTTTACATGGATTGAAGGTTTTTAGCTTTCCGCCTTTTTTCAATAAAAAATGGGAAGAAAGAAAAATTAGAGAAATTCTGGAAAAAGAAAAAAATCAAAAAACTTGGGAATAA
- a CDS encoding 2TM domain-containing protein gives METNSNNNPEEYELQQLASKKVVKLKSFYKHTFLYLIALTLYLLKEYTELPLHFIPINFLNDVVIIIWSAVYVGSAIDMFVSFRIFGHEWEERKLRSLLEKKNKKQKWE, from the coding sequence ATGGAAACAAATTCTAATAATAACCCGGAAGAATACGAATTACAGCAATTGGCCAGCAAAAAGGTAGTTAAGTTAAAATCGTTTTATAAACATACATTTCTGTACCTGATTGCTTTAACACTTTACCTTTTAAAAGAATATACAGAACTGCCGCTGCATTTCATTCCTATTAATTTTTTAAATGATGTAGTAATCATTATTTGGTCGGCCGTATATGTTGGATCAGCTATAGATATGTTTGTCTCTTTCAGAATCTTTGGACATGAATGGGAAGAACGTAAATTGAGAAGTCTTTTAGAAAAGAAAAATAAAAAACAAAAATGGGAATAA